The Gimibacter soli genome includes a region encoding these proteins:
- a CDS encoding enoyl-CoA hydratase/isomerase family protein: MMNLNDPASPIHIRADGPIGWLMINRPDKRNAMTQAMWEAVPKAAAALDADPDVRAIVVASTCEMAFASGADLAELKDIAEHPERREANRQAIRNAQRSLARTSKPTIAMVRGAAMGGGCGLAIHCDFRFAGMGARFGIPPAKLGLVYPLNDTRELVNLVGFSAARRMLMTAEVIDARTALAIGLVDSVQDDEELEGAVLAFAGRIAANAASSVRGIKKTLRLIADGQVDDDAVTATMFLDAHDSADAAEGIGAFLEKRQPDFKWNG; encoded by the coding sequence ATGATGAACCTGAACGACCCCGCTTCCCCGATCCATATCCGCGCTGATGGGCCGATTGGCTGGTTGATGATCAACCGGCCGGACAAACGCAACGCCATGACGCAGGCGATGTGGGAAGCCGTGCCGAAGGCCGCGGCGGCACTTGATGCGGACCCCGATGTCCGCGCGATTGTGGTGGCCAGCACGTGTGAGATGGCGTTTGCATCGGGCGCTGATCTTGCCGAACTCAAGGATATTGCCGAGCATCCCGAACGGCGCGAGGCCAACCGGCAGGCAATCCGCAATGCGCAGCGGAGCCTTGCCCGTACGAGCAAGCCTACCATCGCCATGGTGCGGGGGGCGGCGATGGGCGGCGGCTGCGGGCTTGCCATCCACTGCGATTTCCGCTTTGCCGGGATGGGGGCGCGTTTTGGCATTCCACCCGCAAAGCTCGGCCTTGTCTATCCGCTGAATGACACGCGGGAACTCGTCAATCTTGTCGGTTTTTCAGCGGCGCGCCGCATGCTGATGACCGCCGAGGTGATCGATGCGCGCACCGCACTTGCCATCGGGCTTGTCGATAGCGTGCAGGATGATGAGGAGCTGGAAGGTGCCGTGCTCGCGTTCGCCGGCCGGATCGCGGCCAACGCAGCGTCGTCGGTGCGGGGTATCAAGAAGACGCTGCGGCTGATCGCAGACGGGCAGGTGGATGACGACGCTGTCACCGCCACCATGTTTCTGGACGCGCACGATAGCGCCGATGCCGCCGAAGGGATTGGCGCCTTCCTCGAAAAGCGCCAACCCGATTTCAAATGGAACGGCTGA
- a CDS encoding M20/M25/M40 family metallo-hydrolase translates to MKRILISALLMAATSPLALAADRNANEQAAVDLYKEVVGFRSVEGRGGMRPLAKMLADRFVKGGFPAGSVHYLEMPNDTAALVVRYEGSDATQKPVVLMAHMDVVEALPEDWQRDPYTLIEEDGYFYGRGTMDNKEGVTVLTHNFLRLKAEGYTPDRTLIIAFSGDEETHMATTEALYTKHLDLTNAEFALNTDGGGGTMDAAGNPLGAGVQTGEKTYMSFSLTARNPGGHSSQPRDDNAIYDLAAAIMKLKAYRFPLKHNDTTVAFMKEMATRESGELGKALAAFASDPSDRKAADVIWKYPSYVGITRTTCIPTLLKGGHAENALPQSAVGTVNCRVFPGETVAEVKGRIEKAIDNGTIEVTVLDKPAPSPVSPLRDDVMGMITASLHTQYPGVKITPYMAPYATDGKWSRLAGIPTYGVSGLFLGPDDDRSHGLDERVPVQSFIKSNAYWYDLLKRVGG, encoded by the coding sequence ATGAAACGAATTCTGATTTCCGCACTGCTGATGGCCGCCACATCGCCGCTCGCGCTGGCGGCTGACCGCAATGCGAACGAACAGGCGGCGGTGGATCTCTACAAGGAAGTGGTCGGTTTCCGCTCGGTCGAAGGCCGGGGCGGCATGCGCCCGCTTGCCAAAATGCTGGCTGACCGCTTTGTGAAGGGCGGCTTCCCGGCGGGTAGCGTTCATTATCTCGAAATGCCGAACGATACGGCAGCCCTTGTTGTCCGCTATGAAGGCAGCGACGCCACGCAGAAGCCGGTTGTGCTGATGGCGCATATGGATGTGGTTGAGGCCCTGCCGGAAGACTGGCAGCGCGATCCCTATACGCTCATTGAAGAAGACGGCTATTTCTATGGCCGTGGCACGATGGACAACAAGGAAGGCGTCACTGTCCTTACCCACAATTTCCTGCGCCTGAAGGCAGAGGGCTATACGCCCGACCGCACGCTGATCATCGCCTTCTCGGGCGACGAGGAAACCCATATGGCGACGACCGAGGCGCTATATACAAAACATCTCGACCTCACGAACGCCGAGTTTGCCCTCAACACGGATGGCGGCGGCGGCACGATGGATGCTGCTGGCAACCCACTCGGCGCCGGCGTCCAGACCGGCGAAAAAACCTACATGAGCTTCTCGCTCACCGCCCGCAATCCGGGCGGCCACAGCTCGCAGCCGCGCGACGACAATGCGATCTACGATCTCGCCGCCGCGATCATGAAACTGAAGGCCTACCGCTTCCCGCTGAAGCATAACGACACGACCGTCGCCTTCATGAAGGAAATGGCCACCCGCGAAAGCGGTGAACTGGGCAAGGCACTTGCTGCCTTCGCCAGCGACCCGAGCGACAGGAAGGCCGCCGACGTGATCTGGAAATACCCGTCCTATGTCGGCATCACCCGCACCACCTGTATCCCGACGCTGTTGAAGGGCGGCCACGCCGAAAACGCGCTACCGCAATCAGCGGTCGGCACTGTCAATTGCCGGGTCTTTCCCGGCGAAACGGTCGCTGAAGTGAAGGGCCGCATCGAAAAGGCTATCGACAATGGCACCATCGAAGTGACGGTCCTCGACAAGCCCGCGCCAAGCCCCGTCTCGCCGCTGCGCGACGATGTGATGGGTATGATTACGGCGTCGCTGCATACCCAATATCCGGGGGTGAAGATCACACCCTACATGGCGCCTTATGCGACCGACGGCAAATGGTCCCGCCTGGCCGGTATCCCGACCTACGGCGTGTCCGGCCTGTTCCTCGGGCCTGATGACGACCGCTCCCATGGGCTGGATGAGCGTGTGCCGGTGCAGTCCTTCATCAAGTCGAACGCATATTGGTACGATCTTCTGAAACGCGTCGGCGGCTGA
- a CDS encoding flavin-containing monooxygenase, with the protein MGSEALDSVEVAVVGTGFGGIGMAVQLLEAGYRDIAVFEKADRVGGTWRENTYPGCACDVPSHLYSFSFAPNPNWSRMFSGWREIRDYIEDVARRYGVMDRIWFGHELTAARFDEATSLWHLNFSNGATVKARYVVAGLGPLHEPVVPDLPGLKDFKGPAFHSAQWRHDVDLAGKRIAVIGTGASAIQFVPQIAPAAGQVDLYQRTPPWVMPKPDRDVTAFEKWMFRTLPFTQRLWRYWQYWTYEMRGIGFVRRPSFMERARKMGVEHIAEHIGDPELRAKVTPDYLPGCKRILIANDYYPALARDNVSLVTEGIDRITAEGIIGKDGVLRPADVIIFGTGFEAAEPFHRGLFAGVGGRDIKDVWAEKGGAEAYKGVAVAGFPNLFLLAGPNTGLGNNSIVFILEAQIGYILDCLAEAKARRAGRIEVTDTRQTVYNAEIQEMMKRTIWMTGCNSWYLNANGKNTTIWPGFSLQYHLRMKEFEAADYRWS; encoded by the coding sequence ATGGGGAGTGAAGCGCTGGATAGCGTAGAGGTTGCCGTTGTCGGCACCGGCTTTGGCGGCATCGGCATGGCCGTGCAGCTGCTGGAGGCCGGATACCGGGATATCGCGGTCTTTGAAAAGGCCGACAGGGTGGGCGGCACCTGGCGGGAAAACACCTATCCGGGCTGCGCCTGCGACGTGCCTTCGCACCTTTATTCCTTCTCCTTCGCGCCCAATCCGAACTGGTCCCGCATGTTTTCGGGCTGGCGGGAAATCCGCGACTATATCGAGGATGTGGCCCGCCGCTATGGCGTGATGGACCGCATCTGGTTTGGCCACGAGCTGACCGCCGCCCGTTTCGATGAGGCAACCAGCCTGTGGCATCTGAATTTCAGCAACGGGGCAACCGTGAAGGCGCGCTATGTGGTCGCCGGCCTTGGGCCGCTGCATGAACCCGTGGTGCCCGATCTGCCGGGCCTGAAGGATTTCAAGGGGCCAGCCTTCCACTCGGCCCAGTGGCGCCATGATGTGGACCTTGCGGGCAAACGGATTGCGGTGATCGGCACGGGGGCGAGCGCCATCCAGTTTGTGCCGCAGATCGCGCCGGCGGCAGGGCAGGTTGACCTTTACCAGCGCACACCGCCGTGGGTGATGCCGAAACCGGACCGCGACGTAACGGCCTTCGAGAAATGGATGTTCCGCACGCTGCCCTTCACCCAGCGCCTGTGGCGTTACTGGCAATACTGGACCTATGAGATGCGCGGTATCGGCTTCGTGCGTCGCCCGAGCTTCATGGAACGCGCCCGAAAGATGGGGGTGGAGCATATCGCCGAGCATATCGGTGACCCCGAACTTCGCGCAAAAGTCACGCCCGATTATCTGCCGGGCTGCAAGCGTATCCTGATTGCCAACGACTATTATCCCGCCCTCGCGCGCGACAATGTTTCGCTTGTCACGGAAGGGATCGACCGGATCACGGCGGAGGGAATCATCGGCAAGGACGGCGTGCTGCGGCCTGCTGATGTGATCATCTTCGGTACCGGCTTTGAAGCCGCCGAGCCCTTCCATAGAGGCCTGTTCGCCGGTGTCGGCGGGCGCGATATCAAGGATGTGTGGGCCGAAAAGGGCGGAGCGGAGGCCTACAAGGGCGTCGCTGTTGCAGGCTTCCCGAACCTATTCCTGCTCGCGGGGCCGAACACAGGCCTCGGCAACAATTCGATCGTCTTCATTCTGGAAGCCCAGATTGGCTATATCCTCGATTGTCTGGCGGAGGCTAAGGCCCGCCGGGCAGGACGTATCGAGGTTACCGATACGCGGCAGACCGTCTATAACGCAGAAATCCAGGAAATGATGAAGCGCACCATCTGGATGACCGGCTGCAACAGCTGGTATCTGAATGCGAACGGCAAGAATACGACGATCTGGCCCGGATTCAGCCTGCAATACCATCTCAGGATGAAAGAATTCGAGGCCGCCGACTATCGCTGGTCATAG